Proteins from one Dromiciops gliroides isolate mDroGli1 chromosome 6, mDroGli1.pri, whole genome shotgun sequence genomic window:
- the KCNK7 gene encoding potassium channel subfamily K member 7, with product MLGMGPRARYWLLLACYLAFLLLGSAVFVAIESPPERRLRAELLGHLATFQADHQDCLSPGKLEVLLEAVLRAQAYGISALGNATESENWDFASALFFAVSVLTTTGYGHTAPLSDGGKAFCVGFAGLGLPAGLVLVAVLNQQLLRPLHCLVSWVAAHCGLAPARVPWLQAWLLGLLVGAIFVLLPALTLWSQEDTWGLLDAFYFCLMSLSTIGLGDFIPGQDRHPALYWLYQLALICYLLLGLLALLLTLETVSELKEVQTLVGFFSYSGSECPEEDQRDIMTQDALTLSSCPPPSACPGTGHHLQSCLTGPGGPPPTVV from the exons ATGCTGGGCATGGGGCCCAGGGCCCGATACTGGCTGCTCCTGGCCTGCTACCTGGCCTTTTTACTGCTGGGATCTGCAGTGTTTGTGGCCATTGAGAGTCCCCCTGAGCGCAGGCTCCGGGCAGAGCTGCTAGGGCACCTGGCCACCTTCCAGGCAGACCACCAGGATTGCCTGTCCCCTGGGAAGCTGGAGGTGCTGCTAGAGGCAGTCCTGAGAGCCCAGGCCTATGGCATCTCTGCCCTGGGCAATGCCACCGAGTCTGAGAACTGGGACTTTGCCTCTGCTCTGTTCTTTGCTGTCAGTGTCCTCACTACTACAG GGTATGGCCACACAGCCCCACTCTCCGATGGTGGGAAGGCCTTCTGTGTGGGCTTTGCCGGCCTGGGCCTGCCCGCAGGTCTCGTGCTGGTGGCGGTTCTGAACCAGCAGCTGCTGCGCCCACTGCACTGCTTGGTGAGCTGGGTGGCCGCCCACTGCGGCCTGGCCCCGGCCAGGGttccctggctccaggcctggctgCTAGGGCTGCTGGTCGGGGCCATCTTTGTCCTGCTTCCTGCCCTGACACTGTGGAGCCAGGAGGACACCTGGGGTCTATTGGACGCCTTCTACTTCTGTCTGATGTCGCTGAGCACAATTGGGCTGGGGGACTTCATTCCAGGCCAGGACCGCCATCCAGCCCTCTACTGGCTCTACCAGCTAGCACTCATCT GTTACTTGCTGCTGGGGCTGCTTGCCCTGCTGTTGACTCTGGAGACAGTCTCAGAATTAAAGGAGGTCCAAACACTCGTGGGCTTCTTCAGCTACAGCGGCTCCGAGTGCCCAGAGGAGGACCAAAGGGACATCATGACTCAGGATGCTCTGACCCTTAGCAGCTGCCCGCCCCCCAGCGCCTGCCCTGGCACAGGTCACCACCTCCAGAGCTGCCTGACAGGACCTGGAGGCCCCCCTCCCACCGTGGTGTGA